The proteins below are encoded in one region of Maribacter aestuarii:
- a CDS encoding TonB-dependent receptor, whose protein sequence is MSSVLKRDPTFENIPSIKAKTLRINLNPDIYGTFAEIGAGQETARHFFRSGGASGTIAKAMSAYDKDFSDAIYGVEKDGRYVTQARLKTMLSYEMALMEERISRENHPERLFFSYANTVATIDFSKRYKGHGWVGIRYQLDPKQKEFDEIILHIRFKQNEARLQQETLGILGVNLIYGAFYKYDRPKKMLKYLYDHIDKDTVEIDMINFNGPSFKEVDNRLMSLQLIRNDMTDAVMFGPDGNNLLPAAVLYKKNILALRGSFRPVTKVNMDMFQKSYDIFIRDPQVEQDNTIVIFEITLSNLKASGEIDEQDFMGRAELLCSLGHSVMISKFQEYYKLVEYFNNYTKNRIGLTMGVNNLIDIFDEKYYRHLSGGILEAFGKLFFKDLQVYLYPMKNPDTGQVMTSNNVKVHPRMKELYKFFKYNGKVMDIIDYEPEIMHIFSRDVLKKIMNDEDGWEEMLPEGIAEIIKEKKLFTKRTLEEKKEEV, encoded by the coding sequence ATGTCTTCAGTTTTAAAGCGAGATCCTACCTTCGAGAACATTCCGTCCATTAAGGCAAAAACATTACGAATCAATCTTAACCCCGACATCTACGGTACCTTTGCGGAGATAGGCGCTGGACAGGAGACGGCACGTCATTTTTTTAGATCTGGTGGAGCTTCAGGTACCATTGCCAAGGCCATGAGCGCCTATGACAAAGACTTTAGCGATGCCATTTACGGAGTTGAAAAAGATGGACGCTATGTTACTCAGGCACGTCTAAAAACGATGTTATCCTACGAAATGGCTTTGATGGAGGAGCGGATAAGTAGGGAAAATCATCCTGAAAGACTGTTTTTTTCCTATGCCAATACTGTAGCCACCATAGATTTTTCGAAGCGCTATAAAGGTCACGGATGGGTGGGTATACGTTACCAACTGGACCCCAAACAAAAAGAATTTGATGAAATTATACTTCATATCCGCTTTAAGCAGAATGAAGCTCGACTTCAGCAAGAGACGTTAGGCATTCTTGGTGTAAATCTAATCTATGGTGCATTTTACAAATATGATAGGCCCAAGAAAATGCTTAAATATCTCTATGACCATATCGATAAGGATACCGTAGAGATTGATATGATAAACTTTAACGGTCCAAGCTTTAAAGAAGTGGATAATAGGTTAATGAGTCTTCAGCTGATCAGGAATGATATGACGGATGCCGTAATGTTCGGGCCGGATGGAAATAACTTACTACCTGCTGCGGTTCTTTACAAGAAGAACATTCTGGCTTTACGAGGAAGCTTTAGGCCGGTGACCAAAGTGAATATGGATATGTTCCAGAAATCATATGATATCTTTATTCGCGACCCACAAGTGGAACAAGACAATACCATAGTTATTTTTGAAATAACCCTGTCCAACCTTAAGGCATCTGGGGAGATTGACGAACAGGACTTTATGGGCCGTGCGGAACTCTTGTGCTCATTGGGCCATTCGGTTATGATTTCTAAATTTCAGGAATACTACAAACTGGTAGAGTATTTTAATAATTATACCAAAAATAGAATTGGGCTTACCATGGGGGTCAACAACTTGATTGACATTTTTGATGAGAAATATTATCGCCATTTAAGTGGGGGAATCTTGGAAGCCTTTGGAAAATTGTTCTTCAAGGATTTACAGGTCTACCTCTATCCAATGAAAAATCCGGATACGGGTCAGGTAATGACCAGTAACAACGTTAAGGTCCACCCTAGAATGAAAGAACTTTATAAATTCTTTAAATACAACGGAAAGGTGATGGATATAATTGATTACGAGCCGGAAATAATGCACATTTTCTCCAGGGATGTACTAAAGAAAATTATGAACGATGAAGACGGTTGGGAGGAGATGCTTCCGGAAGGTATTGCAGAAATTATAAAAGAGAAAAAACTGTTTACCAAAAGAACTTTAGAGGAGAAAAAAGAAGAAGTATAA
- a CDS encoding MBL fold metallo-hydrolase: MTEGLKITFLGTGTSQGIPIIGSTHPVCLSDDPRDKRLRVSVLLSWDDYNVVIDCGPDFRQQMLTHNVSKLHGILFTHEHSDHTAGIDDIRPYFFRQGDIPIYAHERVIQSLNKRFDYIFDTKDRYPGAPAVAINEVKKEKPFRLCEKTVIPIEAHHNRLQVFGYRIGDFTYLTDVKFIEPKELEKIMGSKILVVNALRIEPHHSHFNLEEALSFVARIKPEKAYFTHISHLLGFHAEVEQNLPENVHLAYDNLIINL, encoded by the coding sequence ATGACAGAAGGCCTTAAAATTACATTTTTGGGAACAGGCACCTCCCAGGGAATACCCATTATCGGGAGTACTCATCCGGTGTGTTTGAGTGATGATCCTAGGGATAAAAGGCTTCGCGTATCTGTTCTATTGTCCTGGGATGATTATAATGTAGTTATTGACTGTGGACCTGATTTTAGACAGCAGATGTTGACCCATAATGTCTCTAAACTACATGGAATTCTTTTCACCCATGAGCATTCCGATCATACAGCGGGTATAGATGACATTAGACCTTATTTTTTTAGACAGGGAGATATACCCATTTATGCCCACGAGCGTGTTATACAATCGCTTAATAAAAGATTTGATTATATATTCGATACAAAAGATAGATACCCTGGAGCACCGGCAGTAGCTATCAATGAGGTAAAAAAAGAGAAGCCCTTCAGGTTATGCGAAAAAACGGTTATCCCAATTGAGGCCCATCACAATCGTTTACAGGTTTTTGGATATCGGATAGGGGATTTTACCTATCTAACGGATGTGAAGTTCATAGAACCTAAAGAATTAGAAAAAATAATGGGCTCCAAAATTTTGGTGGTCAATGCCTTACGGATAGAGCCTCATCACTCTCATTTTAACTTAGAGGAAGCTTTGTCTTTTGTAGCCCGGATAAAGCCCGAGAAAGCATATTTTACCCACATTAGCCATTTGTTAGGATTTCACGCAGAAGTAGAACAAAACCTTCCGGAAAATGTACATTTGGCCTATGATAATTTAATCATAAACTTATAA
- a CDS encoding hydrolase, with protein MKNRIFLYLFIFTGLICLYLFVSSGKMAEANYTTIQKLKEEVKSLNDSLQDARLKVLEMQYFSLENNDDALAYYDHLEIKNPSAYISDKLLETNESKGDNPLVPYEGMQNDFKINKIKVLNHKWILADFSDGKYWGELLIKYELKDDLGVDFTLIDHLLYTRSN; from the coding sequence ATGAAGAATAGGATTTTTTTGTACTTGTTTATTTTCACAGGGCTCATATGCCTTTATCTATTTGTCAGTAGTGGAAAAATGGCAGAAGCCAATTATACCACTATTCAAAAATTAAAGGAAGAGGTTAAGTCGCTAAACGATTCACTTCAAGATGCTCGACTCAAAGTATTGGAAATGCAATATTTTTCGCTGGAGAACAATGACGATGCCTTGGCTTACTATGACCACTTAGAAATTAAAAACCCTTCAGCCTATATTTCGGATAAGCTTTTGGAAACCAATGAATCTAAAGGTGACAACCCACTCGTGCCTTATGAGGGAATGCAAAACGACTTTAAAATCAATAAAATTAAGGTGTTAAACCATAAATGGATTTTAGCCGATTTTTCGGACGGTAAATACTGGGGAGAATTACTTATCAAATATGAATTAAAGGATGATTTGGGAGTGGATTTCACACTAATTGACCACTTGCTCTATACAAGAAGTAATTAG
- a CDS encoding alpha/beta hydrolase, with translation MTTAPLSLEHIVRPSNITDKKPPVLFMLHGYGSNEDDLFSFAAELPAAFCIISLRAPYALQSMGYAWYAINFDADYGKWSDDEQAIDSREKIVKFMDESCDAYYLDKENINLLGFSQGTILSYAVALSYPEKVKNVVALSGYINEKILVDGFEKKDFSSLQIYISHGQVDQVIPVEWAQRAPTFLKKLGISHSYQEFPAGHGVAPQNFYSLQRWLQEKI, from the coding sequence ATGACCACTGCCCCACTCTCCCTAGAACATATTGTTCGTCCATCCAACATCACGGACAAAAAGCCTCCGGTTCTTTTCATGCTACATGGATACGGTAGCAACGAGGATGACCTTTTTTCTTTTGCGGCTGAGTTGCCTGCAGCATTTTGCATTATATCCTTGAGGGCTCCCTATGCATTGCAGTCTATGGGGTATGCTTGGTATGCCATTAATTTTGATGCCGATTATGGCAAATGGAGCGATGACGAACAGGCTATAGATTCTAGAGAAAAAATCGTGAAATTTATGGATGAATCCTGCGATGCCTATTATTTGGACAAGGAAAATATTAACCTGCTAGGTTTTAGTCAGGGTACAATATTAAGTTATGCGGTGGCGCTATCCTATCCGGAGAAAGTAAAGAATGTAGTAGCCCTTAGTGGTTATATCAATGAAAAGATTTTAGTGGATGGATTTGAGAAAAAGGATTTCAGCTCACTTCAAATATATATTTCACACGGTCAAGTAGACCAGGTGATTCCCGTTGAATGGGCACAGCGGGCCCCAACGTTTCTCAAAAAACTTGGTATAAGCCATTCATACCAAGAGTTCCCTGCTGGACATGGAGTTGCACCACAGAATTTCTATTCCCTTCAACGCTGGTTACAGGAAAAAATCTAA
- a CDS encoding dihydroorotase, with product MNILLKSVKIVNASTKDIHLKKRDILIKNGVIDKIAQTIDPSTKTKVISHKNLHVSVGWFDTGVSFGEPGYEERETIKNGLQVAAKSGFTDVLLNPTSYPVPDSSSDIIFLRNAAKGALTRLHPIGSLTVKGEGESLAEMYDMKNAGAVGFYDYKVAVHNSNLLKIALQYADNFEGTVFSFPLDKNITGKGIVNEGVVSTKLGLKGIPALAEDIQVARDLNILEYTGGKLHIPTISSAKSVKLIADAKKKGLQVTCSVAVHNLVLEDHVLENFDTSYKVLPPLRTGSDTKELIKGLTNGTIDFVTSDHRPLNIELKQVEFDNAEYGTIGLESMFGALNTVLDLEKTIALLTKGRSSFDLEESFLKEGEKASLTLFDPSAEYQFSEDDISSTSKNSLFLGRSLKGKVLGSLANNSAVLNF from the coding sequence ATGAATATACTCCTAAAATCGGTTAAAATTGTAAATGCCTCTACCAAAGATATTCACCTTAAAAAGCGGGATATATTAATCAAAAATGGTGTAATCGATAAAATTGCACAGACTATAGACCCCTCAACTAAAACGAAGGTAATATCCCATAAAAATCTCCATGTGTCCGTCGGTTGGTTTGATACCGGAGTTAGTTTCGGAGAACCAGGTTACGAGGAACGCGAGACCATAAAAAATGGTTTACAAGTTGCTGCCAAAAGCGGTTTTACCGATGTATTGCTCAACCCTACAAGTTACCCTGTTCCAGATAGTAGTTCGGACATTATTTTTCTAAGGAATGCCGCTAAAGGGGCATTGACTAGATTGCACCCAATAGGCAGTCTTACGGTAAAGGGTGAAGGAGAGTCTTTAGCAGAAATGTACGACATGAAAAATGCCGGGGCAGTGGGGTTTTATGATTACAAGGTAGCAGTCCACAACTCCAACCTTCTCAAAATTGCCCTGCAATATGCGGATAATTTTGAAGGAACCGTATTCTCATTCCCGTTGGATAAAAATATTACTGGAAAGGGAATCGTGAACGAGGGTGTTGTCAGTACAAAATTAGGTTTAAAAGGAATCCCAGCTTTAGCCGAAGATATTCAAGTGGCCCGAGATTTGAACATATTGGAATATACCGGCGGAAAATTACATATCCCGACTATCTCCTCGGCAAAATCGGTGAAGCTTATCGCTGATGCCAAAAAGAAAGGGTTGCAGGTTACTTGTAGCGTAGCAGTTCACAATTTAGTGCTTGAAGACCATGTGTTAGAAAATTTTGATACCAGCTACAAGGTTTTACCACCGCTACGAACAGGTTCAGATACCAAGGAACTTATAAAGGGATTGACGAACGGAACAATAGATTTCGTTACCTCCGACCATAGACCTTTGAACATTGAACTTAAACAAGTGGAGTTTGATAATGCCGAATATGGGACTATCGGCTTGGAAAGCATGTTCGGAGCGTTAAATACGGTGTTGGACCTTGAAAAAACCATAGCCTTGTTAACGAAGGGAAGATCATCATTTGATTTGGAAGAATCCTTTTTGAAAGAAGGAGAAAAAGCCTCGTTAACCCTCTTCGACCCCTCTGCTGAATATCAATTTTCCGAAGATGATATCAGCAGCACTTCAAAGAATAGTCTTTTCTTGGGCAGGTCCTTAAAAGGAAAGGTGCTCGGTAGTCTAGCTAACAATAGTGCAGTACTTAATTTTTAA
- a CDS encoding BatA domain-containing protein, with protein sequence MQFKYPEILWALLLLLIPIIIHLFQLRRFKKTPFTNVKLLKKVVSESRKSSTIKKWLILFTRLGLLAGLVLAFAQPFSANDLALQPKENVFYLDNSFSMQAVSENGTLLQNTVQDFLKNIPEEQIFTLFTNDDVFENVEIKDIQNSLLELSASTTQLTLEEIILRGKTYHSSDASTQKNLIIISDFQDRMGSLSNSTDKDTSIYLIKPGGEELQNASIDTIYLGKMNQETIELVANISSSSIMETIPVSLYNENKLIAKTSAKFDKNNNAQVNFSIPANQSINGKLVISDTGLAYDNEFYFNIGEKDRIKVLSIGSVDNSYLKRLYNGDEFVYSNFNLNQLNYGIIESQNLIILNELESIPTALATALTSFTTEGGSLAIIPSTNININSYNSFTSRYANVTYLENVNQEVNISQVAFRHPIFQNVFEKNVSNFQYPKVSSYYTVSSTAPSALLLQNQAPFLIGTNNTYFFSASLTSENSTFKNSPLIVPTFYNMAVISLKLPQLYAILGAGEEIDIPVVLPKDNTLKVSKGDKEFIPQQRLLPKKVSLSFEENPTSHGIYSISSNDKFLRNISFNYDRKESVLNYLDISQIEGVSLQESVSDFFEERQKASMVNEFWKWFAILALLFVLIETLLQRFFK encoded by the coding sequence ATGCAGTTTAAATATCCAGAAATTCTTTGGGCCCTTCTTCTTCTACTGATTCCCATAATAATTCACCTATTCCAGCTCCGTAGATTCAAAAAAACGCCCTTCACAAATGTGAAATTGCTAAAAAAGGTAGTTTCGGAATCACGAAAAAGTAGCACCATAAAAAAATGGCTTATACTATTTACAAGATTGGGCCTGTTGGCTGGATTGGTTTTGGCCTTTGCTCAACCTTTTAGTGCAAACGATTTAGCCTTACAGCCAAAGGAAAATGTATTTTACTTGGATAATTCTTTCAGTATGCAGGCCGTAAGTGAAAACGGTACTTTATTGCAGAACACGGTTCAAGATTTCTTAAAGAATATTCCAGAAGAGCAAATTTTCACCTTATTCACCAACGATGATGTGTTCGAAAATGTAGAAATCAAGGACATTCAAAATTCCCTTTTGGAGTTATCGGCAAGTACTACTCAACTGACCTTGGAGGAAATAATTTTAAGGGGCAAAACGTACCACAGTTCGGACGCCAGTACCCAGAAGAATCTTATCATAATTTCGGATTTTCAAGATCGAATGGGGTCGCTAAGCAATTCAACCGACAAGGATACGTCAATCTACCTTATTAAGCCCGGAGGAGAGGAGTTGCAGAACGCATCAATCGATACTATATACTTGGGGAAAATGAATCAAGAAACTATTGAACTTGTTGCAAATATCTCTAGTAGCTCGATCATGGAAACTATACCGGTTTCACTATATAACGAAAATAAATTGATTGCGAAGACCTCCGCTAAATTCGATAAAAACAACAACGCACAGGTCAATTTTTCAATACCCGCAAATCAATCCATCAATGGTAAGTTGGTCATCTCCGACACCGGTCTAGCCTACGATAATGAATTCTATTTCAATATTGGCGAGAAGGACAGAATTAAGGTGCTTTCCATAGGTTCCGTAGATAATTCTTATTTAAAACGTTTGTACAATGGTGACGAATTCGTCTATTCTAACTTCAACTTAAACCAATTAAATTATGGAATCATTGAGTCACAAAACCTAATTATTCTAAACGAACTAGAGTCCATTCCAACAGCATTAGCAACGGCGTTAACATCTTTTACTACTGAGGGTGGAAGTCTGGCAATTATTCCCAGTACTAACATCAACATTAATTCGTATAATAGTTTTACTTCAAGATATGCGAACGTTACATATTTGGAAAATGTAAATCAGGAAGTAAATATTTCGCAAGTCGCGTTCAGACATCCAATTTTCCAAAATGTTTTTGAGAAGAACGTCTCCAATTTTCAGTATCCAAAAGTATCCAGTTATTACACGGTAAGCTCTACTGCTCCATCCGCACTTTTATTACAGAACCAGGCCCCATTTCTAATAGGAACAAACAATACCTATTTTTTCAGCGCATCCCTCACCAGCGAGAATTCTACTTTCAAAAATTCTCCTTTAATAGTACCAACTTTTTACAATATGGCGGTAATCAGTTTAAAACTCCCTCAATTATATGCGATTTTAGGAGCGGGAGAAGAAATAGATATTCCGGTTGTTTTACCAAAGGACAATACCTTAAAGGTATCTAAAGGGGATAAAGAGTTTATTCCGCAACAGCGTTTACTTCCTAAAAAGGTTAGTTTGTCATTTGAGGAAAATCCCACAAGTCATGGTATTTACTCTATTAGTAGCAACGACAAATTTCTAAGGAATATCAGTTTTAATTATGACAGAAAAGAAAGTGTTTTGAATTATTTGGATATATCGCAAATTGAGGGTGTAAGTTTACAAGAATCTGTTTCCGATTTTTTCGAGGAAAGGCAAAAAGCCAGTATGGTAAACGAATTTTGGAAATGGTTTGCTATTTTAGCATTGCTGTTCGTTTTGATTGAAACACTTTTGCAACGATTTTTTAAGTAA
- a CDS encoding glycosyltransferase — protein sequence MGQPQVSILIPFKNTAPYLPECINSIMEQTLSQWEIIAVDDGSTDDSLEIMQDYAIKDERIQVLNNRGTGIIEALRTAYELSHGEFVTRMDSDDLMASQRLEHMVAALKERGKGHLAIGQVKYFSARGISNGYDRYEKWLNKLTCKGNNFSEIYKECVIPSPCWMIQREDFERCGAFQSDRYPEDYDLAFRFYENNLTCIPCDGVLLYWRDYETRTSRTSEHYAQNYFLDIKLHYFLKLDWNPKRPLTLWGAGNKGKTIAKLLVKKDIHFHWICDNPNKIGKEIYGQKLYHFNALKKLENPQTIVTVANSKAQEQIRDYFMTLNKKNMEDYFFFC from the coding sequence ATGGGTCAACCACAGGTAAGTATTTTAATTCCATTTAAAAATACAGCTCCGTATCTACCAGAGTGCATTAATTCCATTATGGAGCAAACTCTTTCTCAGTGGGAAATTATTGCCGTGGATGACGGTTCTACAGACGACAGTCTGGAAATCATGCAGGATTATGCAATAAAAGATGAGCGCATACAGGTTCTAAACAATAGGGGAACAGGAATAATTGAAGCTTTAAGAACAGCCTATGAATTGAGCCATGGCGAATTCGTAACAAGAATGGATTCCGATGACTTAATGGCATCCCAACGTTTGGAACACATGGTTGCCGCCCTTAAGGAACGCGGAAAAGGCCATTTGGCTATAGGTCAAGTAAAATACTTTTCTGCCAGGGGAATCAGTAACGGATATGACCGCTATGAGAAATGGCTCAACAAACTCACATGTAAAGGCAATAACTTCTCAGAAATATATAAGGAATGTGTTATCCCCTCACCTTGTTGGATGATACAAAGAGAAGATTTTGAACGTTGTGGAGCATTCCAATCCGACCGATATCCAGAGGACTATGACCTTGCGTTCCGGTTTTACGAAAACAATTTAACCTGTATACCATGCGATGGAGTATTACTCTATTGGCGAGATTACGAAACCCGGACATCCCGTACGAGTGAACACTATGCGCAGAACTATTTTTTAGATATAAAACTCCATTATTTTTTAAAACTAGACTGGAATCCCAAGCGACCATTGACTTTGTGGGGAGCAGGTAATAAGGGTAAAACCATAGCTAAACTACTTGTAAAAAAAGACATACACTTTCATTGGATTTGTGACAACCCGAATAAAATAGGAAAAGAAATCTATGGACAAAAGTTGTACCACTTCAATGCACTAAAAAAACTTGAAAATCCGCAGACTATCGTTACAGTGGCCAATAGCAAAGCACAAGAACAAATTAGGGACTATTTTATGACACTTAACAAAAAAAATATGGAAGATTATTTTTTCTTTTGTTGA